The Gloeomargarita sp. SRBZ-1_bins_9 sequence CAAGATGTTTGGCATCCACCTGTTCTTGGCGGGGCTGCTGTGTTTTGGGTTCGGGGCGTTTCACCTGACGGGGCTATTTGGACCGGGGATGTGGGTGTCCGACCCCTACGGTTTAACCGGCCATGTGCAACCGGTGGCACCCGCTTGGGGACCAGAGGGCTTCAATCCCTTTAATCCTGGGGGTGTGGTGGCCCACCATATCGCTGCGGGAATTGTGGGGATCATTGCCGGGTTGTTCCATTTGACGGTACGCCCGCCCCAGCGTCTCTACCGTGCCCTGCGCATGGGGAACATCGAGGGGGTCCTATCGAGCAGCATTGCCGCAGTGTTCTTTGCCGCGTTTGTGGTAGCGGGGACGATGTGGTATGGTTCGGCCACGACGCCGGTGGAGTTATTTGGCCCGACCCGCTACCAGTGGGATAAGGGTTATTTCCAGAAGGAAATTCAGCGGCGGGTGCAGGCGGGCCTAGAAGCCGGTTTGAGCAAACAGGAGGCCTGGGCGCAGATTCCCGAAAAACTGGCCTTTTATGACTATGTGGGCAACAGTCCGGCCAAGGGGGGGCTGTTCCGGGCCGGTCCCATGAACAAGGGGGATGGTCTGGCGGTGGCTTGGTTGGGTCACCCGGAATTCAAGGATGCCGAGGGCCGGATTCTCACCGTGCGTCGCCTGCCGAACTTCTTTGAAAACTTCCCGGTGATCCTGGTGGACGAGGACGGTATTGTGCGGGCGGATATTCCCTTCCGGCGGGCCGACTCCAAGTTGAGTATTGAGCAGACGGGGGTAAC is a genomic window containing:
- the psbB gene encoding photosystem II chlorophyll-binding protein CP47 produces the protein MGLPWYRVHTVVINDPGRLISVHLMHTSLVAGWAGSMALYELAVFDHTDPVLNPMWRQGMFVLPFMVRLGVTNSWGGWNIYGEAVTDPGLWSFEGVAAAHIILSGLLFLAAIWHWVYWDLELFRDPRTGEPALDLPKMFGIHLFLAGLLCFGFGAFHLTGLFGPGMWVSDPYGLTGHVQPVAPAWGPEGFNPFNPGGVVAHHIAAGIVGIIAGLFHLTVRPPQRLYRALRMGNIEGVLSSSIAAVFFAAFVVAGTMWYGSATTPVELFGPTRYQWDKGYFQKEIQRRVQAGLEAGLSKQEAWAQIPEKLAFYDYVGNSPAKGGLFRAGPMNKGDGLAVAWLGHPEFKDAEGRILTVRRLPNFFENFPVILVDEDGIVRADIPFRRADSKLSIEQTGVTVTFYGGKLNGQTFTDPAQVKFYARKAQLGEPFEFDRERYNSDGFFRTSPRGWFTFAHASFALLFFFGHIWHGARTLFRDVFAGIDENIGEQVEFGVFLKVGDKTTRRTEETAV